Proteins from a genomic interval of Chroococcidiopsis thermalis PCC 7203:
- a CDS encoding zinc ribbon domain-containing protein, whose product MAYVCEIGTGQRAYLDNQGKQTIVTTASSSLGQQQQSSQSFVTGSWTASPESFRNASGVVVKITTSQGQYFIQIQGNSMGMMAESPSLQGAQQIQLQQVDYIPTSLMPPMEPMKPMEPMEPMKPMEPMKPMKMGDMEMSMNPMQMRMGNMELRMDKAVSGTHRFCSQCGTEVSPSDRFCSACGHRLQ is encoded by the coding sequence ATGGCTTACGTATGCGAGATTGGCACGGGTCAAAGAGCCTACCTCGACAATCAAGGTAAGCAAACAATTGTGACTACTGCTAGTAGTAGCCTCGGACAGCAGCAACAATCGAGTCAAAGTTTTGTGACGGGAAGTTGGACAGCATCCCCAGAATCATTCCGAAATGCTAGCGGTGTAGTCGTCAAAATTACGACTAGTCAGGGACAATACTTTATCCAAATCCAGGGTAATAGTATGGGCATGATGGCTGAATCTCCTTCACTTCAAGGCGCTCAACAAATTCAACTACAGCAGGTCGATTATATTCCTACCTCATTGATGCCACCGATGGAGCCGATGAAACCGATGGAGCCAATGGAGCCGATGAAACCGATGGAGCCAATGAAGCCTATGAAAATGGGTGACATGGAAATGAGTATGAATCCAATGCAAATGCGCATGGGTAACATGGAACTGCGCATGGATAAAGCAGTCTCAGGTACGCACCGCTTTTGCAGTCAGTGCGGTACGGAAGTCAGTCCGAGCGATCGCTTCTGTTCTGCTTGCGGACATCGCTTGCAGTAA
- a CDS encoding circadian clock KaiB family protein, producing MSHSKSLQVFKGIALFTPGGDLIYCIDRSKQQRWHLQLCMELQQILGLPEPPHFLVPCYTATLDCWLDPQTQHIQTFAEAYPLVMRHQALLNAVFDVGELVWQAAPWSEEFCDPIALATYRACFPQLWDDRGLIVRFDPSTATPHMRYDATANFSQTELKAPEIETTVTATEATPAESQYSEKLGYVLRLFVAGHSVNTERILQTLHQLLEQSLRHPYTLKVVDVFKHPEQAELYQVSATPTLVRAWPHPVRRLVGDLDNTAKILKLLISPEL from the coding sequence TTGAGTCATTCCAAATCGCTCCAAGTATTTAAAGGCATCGCCCTGTTTACGCCGGGGGGGGATCTGATTTATTGTATCGATCGCTCTAAACAGCAGCGCTGGCATTTACAGTTATGCATGGAGCTACAACAAATACTAGGACTGCCAGAGCCACCCCACTTTCTCGTTCCTTGCTACACAGCAACGCTAGATTGTTGGTTAGATCCACAGACTCAGCACATCCAAACCTTTGCTGAAGCTTATCCATTAGTGATGCGCCATCAGGCATTACTCAATGCAGTTTTTGATGTCGGAGAATTAGTGTGGCAGGCAGCTCCTTGGTCGGAAGAATTTTGCGATCCGATCGCATTAGCTACCTATCGCGCTTGTTTTCCCCAATTGTGGGACGATCGTGGTTTGATCGTGCGGTTCGATCCATCCACTGCTACCCCACATATGAGATATGATGCGACTGCTAATTTCTCTCAGACGGAGCTAAAAGCACCGGAAATAGAAACCACAGTTACAGCTACAGAGGCAACCCCAGCAGAATCTCAATATTCCGAAAAGCTAGGTTACGTGCTGCGCTTATTTGTAGCGGGACACAGTGTAAATACCGAGCGAATCCTTCAGACTTTACATCAGCTGCTAGAACAATCGCTACGCCATCCTTACACCTTAAAAGTTGTCGATGTCTTTAAACATCCAGAGCAAGCCGAACTATATCAAGTTTCTGCTACCCCTACTTTAGTCAGAGCGTGGCCTCACCCAGTCCGAAGACTCGTAGGTGACTTAGATAACACGGCTAAGATTTTGAAATTGCTGATATCGCCGGAATTATAG
- a CDS encoding ABC transporter permease yields MDFQVGTLKARKSYLQTLIADSLTIFWGDWLELRVRIAQVAASGLVSPLIYILAFGLGLGSSLPKPAVGDSYLEFILPGMAALSSMTISFGGTTFSICGDRLFAKTFEELLLVPVHPLALHMGKMLAGVVRGLMTSAAVVLVAAIFTGKVWSFLNPLFWLLLILNCAVFAGLGVIVGLKVRSLESVGLVNNFLIVPMSFLGATFFEPGTLPGFLKVVVYLLPLTYTSIGLRAAAYLPLSQFPWYSILVLFIVAIALSLYGAYLFSHQQD; encoded by the coding sequence GTGGATTTTCAAGTTGGCACGTTAAAAGCAAGAAAGAGTTATCTACAAACCCTGATAGCAGATAGTTTAACGATATTTTGGGGCGATTGGCTAGAATTACGAGTGCGGATTGCCCAAGTTGCTGCTTCAGGCTTAGTGTCGCCCTTGATTTATATTTTGGCGTTTGGTCTGGGTTTGGGAAGTTCGTTGCCCAAGCCTGCTGTAGGTGATAGCTATCTAGAGTTTATCTTGCCTGGAATGGCGGCGCTATCGTCCATGACCATTAGCTTTGGTGGCACGACATTTTCAATTTGTGGCGATCGCCTATTTGCCAAAACCTTTGAGGAATTGCTCTTAGTCCCCGTTCATCCCCTTGCCTTACACATGGGTAAAATGCTAGCTGGAGTTGTGAGGGGGTTAATGACTTCAGCAGCGGTGGTTTTAGTGGCGGCGATCTTTACTGGTAAGGTTTGGAGTTTTCTCAATCCCTTGTTCTGGCTGCTGTTAATTTTGAACTGTGCTGTATTTGCCGGGTTGGGGGTAATAGTTGGGTTAAAGGTGCGATCGCTCGAAAGCGTAGGTTTGGTTAACAACTTTCTCATCGTGCCAATGTCATTCCTGGGAGCCACATTTTTCGAGCCTGGGACGCTACCAGGTTTCCTCAAAGTGGTTGTTTACCTTTTACCACTAACCTACACCAGTATTGGGCTAAGAGCGGCTGCGTATTTACCACTATCGCAGTTTCCTTGGTATAGCATTCTTGTTTTATTCATAGTCGCGATCGCCTTATCTCTTTACGGTGCTTACTTGTTCTCCCACCAGCAGGATTAG
- a CDS encoding DUF3172 domain-containing protein — translation MRRKATTRTAPAPKSSPVKTAFNYLSVMVLAAVLILGIGIGIAFSSTTITDTRNVASREFIDRAAPNADLCVQYGASAMVMDTRLFVSLNPFNVYVSQPSMRPGCVLRTNSWNLLEDRKLVTNEQVRDCKNRMNTFGFTGDLGTSPEINCVYQNDGAKNFYLTQSGGTPGQTEQF, via the coding sequence ATGAGACGTAAAGCTACTACTAGAACTGCACCTGCTCCGAAGTCTTCACCAGTCAAAACTGCCTTTAATTACCTTTCGGTTATGGTACTGGCGGCTGTGTTGATCTTAGGAATTGGTATTGGCATTGCTTTTAGTTCCACGACAATTACCGATACTCGAAACGTTGCCTCTCGCGAGTTTATCGATCGCGCCGCACCTAATGCCGATCTGTGCGTGCAGTATGGCGCTAGTGCAATGGTCATGGATACTAGACTATTTGTTTCTCTCAACCCCTTCAACGTGTATGTATCTCAGCCTAGTATGCGCCCAGGTTGCGTGCTGAGAACCAACAGCTGGAATCTTTTAGAAGACCGTAAATTAGTGACTAACGAACAAGTGCGAGATTGCAAAAACCGAATGAATACGTTTGGTTTTACGGGAGATTTAGGCACTTCTCCAGAAATTAATTGCGTTTATCAAAATGACGGAGCCAAGAATTTCTATCTGACGCAATCTGGCGGTACGCCTGGTCAGACCGAACAATTCTAA